One segment of Brassica napus chloroplast, complete genome DNA contains the following:
- the rpl23 gene encoding ribosomal protein L23, whose translation MDGIKYAVFTDKSIRLLGKNQYTFNVESGSTRTEIKHWVELFFGVKVIAMNSHRLPGKVKRMGPILGHTMHYRRMIITLQPGYSIPPLRKKRT comes from the coding sequence ATGGATGGAATCAAATATGCAGTATTTACAGACAAAAGTATTCGGTTATTGGGGAAAAATCAATATACTTTTAATGTCGAATCAGGATCAACTAGGACAGAAATAAAGCATTGGGTCGAACTCTTCTTTGGTGTCAAGGTAATAGCTATGAATAGTCATCGACTCCCCGGAAAGGTTAAAAGAATGGGACCTATTCTGGGACATACAATGCATTACAGACGTATGATCATTACGCTTCAACCGGGTTATTCTATTCCACCTCTTAGAAAGAAAAGAACTTAA
- the rpl2 gene encoding ribosomal protein L2 → MAIHLYKTSTPSTRNGAVDSQVKSNPRNNLIYGQHHCGKGRNARGIITVRHRGGGHKRLYRKIDFRRNTKDIYGRIVTIEYDPNRNAYICLIHYGDGEKRYILHPRGAIIGDTIVSGTEVPIKMGNALPLSTDMPLGTAIHNIEITLGKGGQLARAAGAVAKLIAKEGKSATLKLPSGEVRLISKNCSATVGQVGNVGVNQKSLGRAGSKCWLGKRPVVRGVVMNPVDHPHGGGEGRAPIGRKKPVTPWGYPALGRRTRKRKKYSETLILRRRSK, encoded by the exons ATGGCGATACATTTATACAAAACTTCTACCCCGAGCACACGCAATGGAGCCGTAGACAGTCAAGTGAAATCCAATCCACGAAATAATTTGATCTATGGGCAGCATCATTGTGGTAAAGGTCGTAATGCCAGAGGAATCATTACCGTAAGGCATAGAGGGGGAGGTCATAAGCGTCTATACCGTAAAATAGATTTTCGACGAAATACAAAAGACATATATGGTAGAATCGTAACCATAGAATACGACCCTAATCGAAATGCATACATTTGTCTCATACACTATGGGGATGGTGAGAAGAGATATATTTTACATCCCAGAGGGGCTATAATTGGAGATACCATTGTTTCTGGTACAGAAGTTCCTATAAAAATGGGAAATGCCCTACCTTTGAGT ACCGATATGCCCTTAGGCACGGCCATACATAATATAGAAATCACACTTGGAAAGGGTGGACAATTAGCTAGAGCAGCGGGTGCTGTAGCGAAACTGATTGCAAAAGAGGGGAAATCGGCCACATTAAAATTACCTTCTGGAGAGGTCCGTTTGATATCCAAAAACTGCTCAGCAACAGTCGGACAAGTGGGAAATGTTGGGGTAAACCAGAAAAGTTTGGGTAGAGCCGGATCGAAATGTTGGCTAGGTAAACGTCCTGTAGTAAGAGGAGTAGTTATGAACCCTGTCGACCACCCCCATGGAGGTGGTGAAGGGAGGGCTCCAATTGGTAGAAAAAAACCCGTAACCCCCTGGGGTTATCCTGCGCTTGGAAGAAGAACTAGAAAAAGGAAAAAATATAGTGAGACTTTGATTCTTCGTCGCCGTAGTAAATAG